In Streptomyces sp. NBC_00704, a genomic segment contains:
- a CDS encoding Fpg/Nei family DNA glycosylase, with the protein MPEGDTIWQAAKRLHDALAGKVLTRSDLRVPKYATADLTGRAVLDVTARGKHLLTRVEGGLTLHSHLRMDGAWKIYASDERWTGGPVHQIRAILGVHDRNAVGYRLPVLELLRTADEQQAVGHLGPDLLGPDWDAERALANLAAAPDRPLGEALLDQRNLAGIGNVYKSELCFLLGVTPWLPVGALPADRTAKLPVLAKKLLEANRDRPVRNTTGRRAPDLFVYGRTPRPCLRCGTRIRVADQGDGSRERPTYWCPTCQTGPAPAPGSAPTHRFRSRTLP; encoded by the coding sequence ATGCCCGAAGGTGACACGATCTGGCAGGCCGCGAAGCGTCTGCACGACGCCCTCGCGGGAAAGGTGCTGACCCGCTCCGACCTGCGCGTGCCCAAGTACGCGACAGCCGACCTCACCGGCCGCGCCGTTCTCGACGTCACCGCGCGCGGCAAACATCTCCTCACGCGCGTGGAGGGCGGCCTGACGCTCCACTCGCATCTGAGGATGGACGGCGCCTGGAAGATCTACGCGAGCGACGAGCGCTGGACCGGCGGCCCGGTCCACCAGATCCGGGCGATCCTCGGCGTCCACGACCGCAACGCCGTCGGCTACCGCCTCCCCGTCCTCGAACTGCTGCGCACCGCCGACGAACAACAGGCCGTCGGCCACCTCGGCCCCGACCTGCTGGGTCCCGACTGGGACGCCGAGCGGGCGCTGGCCAACCTCGCCGCGGCCCCCGACCGCCCGCTGGGCGAGGCACTCCTCGACCAGCGCAATCTGGCCGGCATCGGCAACGTCTACAAGAGCGAGCTCTGTTTCCTCCTGGGCGTCACGCCCTGGCTTCCGGTCGGCGCGCTCCCCGCCGACCGCACCGCGAAGCTGCCCGTGCTGGCGAAGAAGCTGCTGGAGGCCAACCGAGACCGCCCGGTCCGCAACACCACGGGACGCCGCGCCCCGGACCTGTTCGTCTACGGCCGCACACCGCGCCCCTGCCTGCGCTGCGGAACCCGGATCCGGGTCGCCGACCAGGGCGACGGCTCCCGCGAGCGCCCGACCTACTGGTGCCCCACCTGCCAGACGGGCCCCGCCCCGGCGCCGGGCTCCGCACCGACGCACCGCTTCCGTTCCCGCACACTCCCGTAA
- a CDS encoding ATP-dependent helicase, producing MVSSAHRALDGFSPATRGWFTGAFSAPTAAQAGAWQAIGEGSDVLVVAPTGSGKTLAAFLAALDQLASTPPPADPKKRCRVLYVSPLKALAVDVERNLRSPLTGIRQESVRLGLTEPEVRVGIRSGDTPPAERRALSTRPPDILITTPESLFLMLTSAARDALTGIETVILDEVHAVAGTKRGAHLALSLERLDELLPRPARRIGLSATVRPVDEVARYLSPHRKVEIVQPKSGKEFDLSVVVPVEDLAELGGSPVADGSEGAERPSIWPHVEERITDLVQAHRSTIVFANSRRLAERLCNRLNEIAYERATGEPLDEHHSPAQLMGGSGAAQGAPVVIARAHHGSVSKEQRALVEEDLKAGRLPAVVATSSLELGIDMGAVDLVIQVESPPSVASGLQRVGRAGHQVGAVSTGVVFPKYRGDLVQAAVVTERMRTGSIESLRVPANPLDVLAQQLVAMTSLDTWQVDDLLTTVRRAAPFASLPESAFTAVLDMLAGRYPSDAFAELRPRVVWDRVAGTVTGRPGAQRLAVTSGGTIPDRGLFGVFLAGSDPKKGGGRVGELDEEMVYESRVGDVFTLGTSSWRIEDITRDRVLVSPAPGVPGRLPFWKGDQLGRPLELGRAVGAFLREVGSLPKDDARLRLLTAGLDAWAADNVLSYLEEQRQACGHVPDDRTIVVERFRDELGDWRVVVHSPFGAQVHAPWALALGAKLSERYGMDAQVMHADDGIVLRLPDADLMSLDLLDHEPVKAGAEYDAEQAPVGAADVVFDKGEVDQIVTDQVGGSALFAARFRECAARALLLPRRNPGRRTPLWQQRQRAAQLLQVASEFGSFPIVLEAVRECLQDVFDVPGLVELMGDLESRKVRLVEVTTPEPSPFARSLLFGYVAQFLYEGDSPLAERRAAALSLDSRLLAELLGQAELRELLDADVLAELEQELRWLTEDRRVKDVEGVADLLRLLGPLTDAELAERGAEPHWAQELAVARRAIRVRVAGAEHWAAIEDAGRLRDALGTALPVGVPEAFTEPVKDPLGDLLARYARTHGPFTSTAAAARFGLGVAVTEGALQRLAAGGRVVQGEFHPAGIGQEWCDATVLRRLRRRSLAALRHELEPVPPPALAQFLPQWQHIGRGHSLRGVDGLVRAVEQLQGASVPASALEKLVLPSRVRDYTPAMLDELTAAGEIVWSGAGALPGKDGWVSLYVADAAPLLLPPPHPLELTALHQSVLDALSGGYGLFFRQIADRVRATTHPEATDPQLADAVWDLAWSGRLTNDTLAPMRSLLGSGRTAGSTAHRAKRTVPRGRYGSLTAAARPASRSGPPTVAGRWSLLPVLEPDPTVRAHALARTLLDRHGVVTRGAVAAEGVEGGFSATYRILSVFEESGQARRGYVVEGLGAAQFAMDGAVDRLRAVANARDRGEPLPSASPAAGGPDDFVFPDGSPSDDVWDTADPDTPFASPFGARPAAGSRDGYVSPRDFASPGAGGPRGGGFSDGGPPERSRRGQVQSRGAGAHAARAVVLAAADPANAYGAALGWPEPPSGAGHKPGRKAGSLVVLVDGELTLYMERGGKTLLAWPSAPDTEEAPGDDPRLRAAAEALAEAARAGSLGTVTVERVNGASALTSPIGSLLEGAGFIATPRGLRLRA from the coding sequence ATGGTCAGCTCCGCACACCGAGCCCTCGACGGCTTCTCCCCCGCGACCCGCGGCTGGTTCACGGGGGCGTTCTCCGCGCCCACCGCGGCCCAGGCGGGCGCGTGGCAGGCCATCGGTGAGGGCTCGGACGTGCTGGTCGTGGCCCCGACCGGCTCCGGCAAGACCCTGGCCGCCTTCCTCGCCGCGCTGGACCAGCTCGCCTCGACGCCCCCGCCCGCCGACCCGAAGAAGCGCTGTCGCGTTCTCTACGTCTCCCCCCTCAAGGCCCTGGCGGTCGACGTCGAGCGCAACCTGCGCAGCCCGCTGACGGGCATCCGCCAGGAGTCCGTGCGTCTGGGGCTGACCGAGCCCGAGGTCAGGGTGGGCATCCGGTCCGGCGACACCCCGCCGGCCGAGCGCCGGGCGCTGTCCACCCGCCCGCCGGACATCCTGATCACGACCCCCGAGTCGCTGTTCCTGATGCTGACGTCGGCCGCCCGTGACGCGCTGACGGGCATCGAGACGGTGATCCTGGACGAGGTGCACGCCGTGGCGGGCACCAAGCGCGGCGCTCACCTCGCGCTGTCCCTGGAGCGGCTCGACGAGCTGCTTCCGAGGCCGGCCCGCCGCATCGGCCTGTCGGCCACGGTCCGCCCGGTCGACGAGGTGGCGCGCTACCTGTCCCCGCACCGCAAGGTGGAGATCGTCCAGCCGAAGTCCGGCAAGGAGTTCGACCTCTCGGTCGTGGTCCCCGTGGAGGATCTGGCCGAACTGGGCGGCTCGCCCGTCGCCGACGGCTCCGAGGGCGCGGAACGCCCGTCTATCTGGCCGCACGTCGAGGAGCGGATCACCGACCTCGTCCAGGCTCATCGCTCCACGATCGTGTTCGCCAACTCCCGTCGCCTCGCCGAGCGCCTGTGCAACCGGCTCAACGAGATCGCCTACGAACGGGCGACCGGCGAGCCCCTGGACGAGCACCACTCCCCCGCACAGCTCATGGGCGGCTCGGGCGCGGCCCAGGGCGCTCCGGTCGTCATCGCGCGCGCCCACCACGGCTCCGTCTCCAAGGAACAGCGCGCGCTCGTCGAGGAGGACCTGAAGGCGGGCAGGCTCCCCGCCGTGGTGGCCACCTCCAGCCTCGAACTCGGCATCGACATGGGCGCGGTCGACCTGGTCATCCAGGTGGAGTCGCCGCCTTCGGTGGCGTCCGGCCTGCAACGGGTGGGACGGGCGGGGCACCAGGTGGGCGCGGTGTCGACCGGCGTGGTCTTCCCGAAGTACCGCGGCGACCTCGTCCAGGCGGCCGTGGTCACCGAACGGATGCGCACCGGCTCCATCGAGTCGCTGCGGGTCCCCGCCAATCCGCTGGACGTCCTGGCGCAGCAGCTCGTCGCGATGACGTCGCTCGACACCTGGCAGGTGGACGACCTGCTGACGACGGTCCGCCGCGCGGCGCCCTTCGCCTCGCTCCCGGAGTCGGCGTTCACGGCCGTCCTGGACATGCTGGCCGGCCGATATCCGTCCGACGCGTTCGCGGAGCTGCGCCCGCGCGTGGTGTGGGACCGGGTCGCCGGCACGGTCACCGGTCGTCCCGGCGCCCAGCGCCTGGCCGTCACCTCCGGGGGCACGATCCCCGACCGGGGCCTGTTCGGCGTGTTCCTCGCGGGCTCCGACCCCAAGAAGGGCGGCGGCCGGGTCGGCGAGCTGGACGAGGAGATGGTCTACGAGTCCCGCGTGGGCGACGTCTTCACGCTCGGCACCAGCTCCTGGCGGATCGAGGACATCACCCGCGACCGCGTCCTGGTCTCCCCCGCCCCCGGCGTCCCTGGCCGGCTGCCCTTCTGGAAGGGCGACCAGCTGGGGCGGCCGCTGGAACTGGGCCGGGCGGTGGGCGCGTTCCTGCGCGAGGTGGGCTCCCTGCCCAAGGACGACGCCCGGCTCCGGCTGCTCACCGCCGGGCTGGACGCGTGGGCGGCCGACAACGTGCTGTCCTACCTGGAGGAGCAGCGCCAGGCGTGCGGGCACGTCCCGGACGACCGCACGATCGTCGTGGAGCGTTTCCGGGACGAACTGGGCGACTGGCGGGTCGTCGTCCACTCCCCGTTCGGCGCCCAGGTCCACGCCCCGTGGGCGCTCGCCCTCGGCGCCAAGCTCTCCGAGCGGTACGGCATGGACGCCCAGGTCATGCACGCCGACGACGGCATCGTGCTGCGGTTGCCCGACGCCGACCTCATGAGCCTGGACCTCCTCGACCACGAGCCGGTGAAGGCGGGCGCCGAGTACGACGCTGAGCAGGCGCCCGTCGGCGCGGCGGACGTCGTCTTCGACAAGGGCGAGGTCGACCAGATCGTCACCGACCAGGTCGGCGGTTCGGCGCTGTTCGCAGCCCGCTTCCGCGAGTGCGCGGCCCGCGCGCTCCTGCTGCCGCGCCGCAACCCCGGCCGGCGCACACCGCTGTGGCAACAGCGCCAGCGCGCCGCTCAACTGCTCCAGGTGGCGAGCGAGTTCGGCTCGTTCCCGATCGTTCTGGAGGCGGTCCGCGAGTGCCTCCAGGACGTCTTCGACGTGCCCGGCCTCGTGGAGCTGATGGGCGACCTCGAGTCGCGCAAGGTGCGCCTGGTCGAGGTCACCACCCCGGAGCCCTCCCCCTTCGCCCGCTCCCTGCTGTTCGGCTATGTCGCCCAGTTCCTCTACGAGGGGGACTCCCCGCTCGCCGAACGGCGGGCCGCCGCCCTCTCCCTGGACTCCCGGCTGCTCGCCGAGCTGCTCGGCCAGGCCGAACTGCGCGAGCTGCTGGACGCCGACGTCCTGGCCGAGCTGGAACAGGAACTGAGGTGGCTCACCGAGGACCGCCGCGTGAAGGACGTCGAGGGCGTCGCCGACCTTCTGCGCCTCCTCGGTCCGCTCACCGACGCCGAACTCGCCGAGCGAGGCGCCGAACCGCACTGGGCGCAGGAATTGGCCGTCGCCCGCCGCGCCATCCGGGTCCGCGTCGCCGGCGCCGAGCACTGGGCCGCGATCGAGGACGCGGGCCGCCTGCGCGACGCGCTCGGCACGGCCCTGCCGGTCGGCGTGCCGGAAGCGTTCACGGAACCCGTCAAGGACCCCCTGGGCGATCTCCTCGCCCGGTACGCCCGCACCCACGGCCCCTTCACCTCCACCGCGGCGGCCGCCCGCTTCGGCCTCGGCGTGGCGGTCACCGAGGGCGCCCTCCAGCGGCTCGCGGCGGGCGGGCGCGTCGTCCAGGGCGAGTTCCACCCGGCGGGCATCGGCCAGGAATGGTGCGACGCGACGGTCCTGCGCCGGCTGCGCCGCCGCTCCCTGGCGGCCCTGCGGCACGAACTGGAGCCCGTGCCGCCGCCCGCGCTCGCCCAGTTCCTGCCCCAGTGGCAGCACATCGGCCGGGGGCACTCACTGCGCGGCGTCGACGGCCTGGTGCGTGCCGTGGAACAGCTTCAGGGAGCGTCGGTGCCCGCCTCGGCGCTGGAGAAGCTCGTCCTGCCGTCCCGCGTACGCGACTACACCCCGGCGATGCTCGACGAACTGACCGCGGCCGGAGAGATCGTCTGGTCCGGGGCCGGCGCCCTCCCCGGCAAGGACGGCTGGGTCTCGCTGTACGTGGCCGACGCCGCGCCCCTGCTGCTCCCCCCGCCGCACCCTCTGGAGCTGACGGCGCTGCACCAGTCCGTCCTGGACGCGCTGTCCGGCGGTTACGGCCTGTTCTTCCGTCAGATCGCCGACCGGGTCCGCGCCACCACCCATCCCGAGGCCACCGATCCCCAACTCGCGGACGCGGTCTGGGACCTGGCCTGGTCCGGCCGGCTCACCAACGACACGCTCGCCCCGATGCGCTCCCTGCTGGGCTCGGGCCGCACGGCCGGTTCCACCGCCCACCGCGCCAAGCGCACCGTCCCGCGCGGGCGCTACGGCTCCCTGACGGCCGCGGCCCGACCGGCCTCCCGCAGCGGCCCTCCGACGGTCGCGGGCCGTTGGTCGCTCCTGCCCGTCCTCGAGCCCGACCCCACGGTCCGCGCTCATGCGCTCGCCCGCACCCTCCTGGACCGGCACGGCGTGGTCACCCGCGGCGCCGTCGCCGCCGAGGGCGTCGAGGGCGGCTTCTCGGCGACGTACCGCATCCTGTCCGTCTTCGAGGAGAGCGGTCAGGCCCGGCGCGGTTACGTCGTCGAGGGCCTGGGCGCCGCGCAGTTCGCCATGGACGGCGCGGTGGACCGGCTGCGCGCGGTGGCCAACGCCCGGGACCGCGGCGAGCCCCTGCCCTCCGCGAGCCCTGCGGCGGGCGGCCCGGACGACTTCGTCTTCCCCGACGGCTCCCCGTCGGACGACGTCTGGGACACCGCCGACCCCGACACCCCGTTCGCATCGCCCTTCGGCGCCCGGCCGGCCGCCGGCTCGCGCGACGGATACGTCTCGCCCCGCGACTTCGCCTCTCCGGGCGCCGGCGGCCCACGCGGCGGCGGCTTCTCCGACGGCGGCCCGCCGGAGCGTTCCCGCCGCGGCCAGGTCCAGAGCCGCGGCGCAGGCGCCCACGCCGCACGGGCCGTCGTCCTCGCGGCCGCAGACCCGGCCAACGCCTACGGCGCGGCCCTGGGCTGGCCCGAGCCGCCCAGCGGCGCCGGTCACAAGCCGGGCCGCAAGGCAGGCTCCCTGGTGGTCCTCGTCGACGGGGAGTTGACGCTCTACATGGAGCGTGGCGGCAAGACGCTGCTGGCCTGGCCGTCCGCCCCGGACACCGAGGAAGCACCCGGCGACGACCCACGCCTGCGCGCCGCGGCCGAGGCCCTGGCCGAGGCGGCACGCGCGGGCTCCCTCGGCACGGTCACCGTGGAGCGCGTCAACGGCGCCTCCGCCCTCACCTCCCCCATCGGCAGCCTCCTGGAAGGAGCCGGCTTCATCGCGACCCCCCGAGGCCTGCGCCTACGCGCCTGA
- a CDS encoding AraC family transcriptional regulator, translated as MADSGELARHWRYAELPGVDLLRARYVRKTFVRHTHEHFVIAAIAEGVEVFAHRGADQYAGAGALALVNPDTPHTGRAGVPEGWRYGAVYPSPDVVAGIAAETTTLRGAAGFVRPVLDDPYAATLVHRVLRAAEEGNALAADTLLRVAVTRLLRLNGGPLPQREIRSAGARIAARARAALEDRLVDPPTLEQLAEDLGTGSFALLRAFRDTYGLPPHAWLTDARVRRARRLLDAGTVPAEAAVAVGFTDQPHLNRHFARIVGVPPGAYQRERKNVQDSAGPAPLASGAWQNTQLTRTQLTWTQLTPTQQAATQPTRAPMRTPGENRTAPSYGTPSP; from the coding sequence ATGGCGGATTCGGGTGAGCTGGCACGGCACTGGCGGTATGCCGAGCTGCCCGGCGTCGACCTGCTGCGTGCCCGTTACGTCCGCAAGACGTTCGTGCGGCACACGCATGAGCACTTCGTGATCGCCGCCATAGCCGAAGGGGTGGAGGTCTTCGCCCACCGCGGGGCCGACCAGTACGCCGGGGCGGGAGCCCTCGCGCTGGTCAACCCGGACACCCCGCACACCGGGCGGGCCGGCGTCCCGGAGGGCTGGCGCTACGGGGCCGTGTACCCCTCGCCGGACGTCGTGGCCGGCATCGCGGCCGAGACGACGACCCTGCGCGGAGCCGCGGGCTTCGTCCGTCCCGTGCTCGACGACCCGTATGCCGCCACGCTCGTGCATCGGGTGCTCCGGGCCGCAGAGGAGGGCAACGCACTGGCCGCCGACACCCTGCTGAGGGTGGCGGTGACACGGTTGCTGCGGCTCAACGGCGGACCGCTGCCGCAACGGGAGATCCGGTCGGCGGGGGCCCGGATCGCCGCACGCGCGCGTGCCGCGCTGGAGGACCGGCTGGTCGATCCGCCGACGCTGGAGCAGCTGGCCGAGGACCTGGGCACCGGCTCGTTCGCGCTGCTGCGGGCCTTCCGGGACACCTACGGGCTGCCGCCCCACGCCTGGCTGACCGACGCGCGGGTACGGCGGGCACGGCGGCTGCTGGACGCGGGCACGGTGCCCGCCGAGGCGGCCGTCGCCGTCGGCTTCACCGACCAGCCCCACCTCAACCGCCACTTCGCCCGCATCGTGGGAGTCCCGCCGGGCGCCTACCAGCGGGAGCGCAAGAACGTACAAGACTCGGCAGGACCGGCGCCCCTAGCGTCCGGGGCGTGGCAGAACACACAGCTCACACGGACACAGCTCACATGGACCCAGCTCACACCGACGCAGCAGGCGGCGACGCAGCCCACCCGGGCACCCATGCGGACGCCGGGGGAAAACCGGACGGCGCCGTCGTACGGGACGCCCTCGCCGTAG
- a CDS encoding AzlC family ABC transporter permease, translated as MDPAHTDAAGGDAAHPGTHADAGGKPDGAVVRDALAVGVAVGLSGFAFGVTSAGSGLTVWQTCALSLLVFTGASQFALVGALAAGGNPLTAAAGAFFLGVRNAFYGLRLSQSLALPRAVRPFAAHWVIDETTAVSLAQPGRRAARLGFAVTGLTLYVLWNLTTLLGALGAEALGDTDAWGLDVAGPAVFLALLAPMLTSAVERAVAGLAVLLGLGLLPVLPAGVPVLAAALAAPAVLYAEGRRAAGREASRGKPAAGRGDSGQEEER; from the coding sequence ATGGACCCAGCTCACACCGACGCAGCAGGCGGCGACGCAGCCCACCCGGGCACCCATGCGGACGCCGGGGGAAAACCGGACGGCGCCGTCGTACGGGACGCCCTCGCCGTAGGGGTCGCCGTGGGACTCTCCGGGTTCGCCTTCGGCGTGACCTCGGCGGGCAGCGGACTCACGGTGTGGCAGACCTGTGCGCTCAGCCTCCTGGTGTTCACCGGCGCGTCCCAGTTCGCGCTGGTCGGAGCCCTGGCGGCGGGCGGCAACCCGTTGACGGCGGCCGCGGGCGCCTTCTTCCTGGGCGTGCGCAACGCGTTCTACGGCCTGCGTCTGTCGCAGTCGCTGGCCCTCCCGCGCGCGGTGCGCCCGTTCGCCGCCCACTGGGTGATCGACGAGACGACGGCGGTCTCGCTGGCCCAGCCGGGGCGCAGGGCCGCACGCCTCGGCTTCGCCGTCACCGGACTGACCCTCTACGTCTTGTGGAACCTCACCACGCTGCTCGGCGCGCTCGGCGCCGAGGCCCTCGGCGACACCGACGCGTGGGGACTCGACGTGGCCGGACCCGCCGTCTTCTTGGCGCTGCTCGCGCCCATGCTGACATCAGCCGTCGAGCGCGCCGTCGCCGGACTCGCGGTGCTCCTGGGACTCGGCCTGCTGCCGGTTCTGCCCGCCGGAGTGCCCGTCCTGGCGGCCGCGCTCGCCGCGCCGGCCGTGCTGTACGCCGAGGGCCGCCGCGCGGCCGGCCGGGAGGCCTCCCGCGGGAAACCGGCCGCCGGCCGGGGCGACTCAGGACAGGAGGAGGAACGGTGA
- a CDS encoding AzlD domain-containing protein codes for MNTWIAIGATALGCYAVKLAGLLVPEGVLERPLVRRFAALLPVALLAALTAQQTFADGRALVLDARAAGLAAAVVALVLRAPFLLVVAAAVVVTAGVRAIGG; via the coding sequence GTGAACACCTGGATCGCGATCGGTGCGACCGCACTCGGCTGCTATGCCGTCAAACTCGCCGGACTGCTCGTTCCCGAGGGGGTCCTGGAGCGGCCTCTCGTCAGACGCTTCGCGGCCCTCCTCCCCGTCGCCCTGCTCGCCGCCCTCACGGCCCAGCAGACCTTCGCGGACGGCCGCGCCCTCGTCCTGGACGCGCGGGCCGCGGGGCTCGCCGCGGCCGTCGTCGCCCTCGTGCTGCGGGCGCCCTTCCTGCTGGTGGTCGCGGCCGCCGTGGTGGTCACGGCGGGCGTCCGGGCCATCGGGGGGTGA
- a CDS encoding DUF3046 domain-containing protein, which yields MRLTVFWQRMDEHFGTGYAETFARDHVMAELGGKTVHQALADGWDAKDVWRVVCLVMNVPQEMR from the coding sequence ATGCGGTTGACGGTCTTCTGGCAGCGGATGGACGAGCACTTCGGCACGGGATACGCCGAAACCTTCGCGCGCGATCACGTGATGGCGGAGCTCGGCGGGAAAACGGTGCACCAGGCGCTGGCGGACGGCTGGGACGCCAAGGACGTGTGGCGCGTGGTGTGCCTGGTGATGAACGTTCCCCAGGAGATGCGCTGA
- a CDS encoding AI-2E family transporter: MAPTDETGQTARNASPPGTTPPPQQPPDQGEAGHAARMPRWLPRAMVLALALVGAFQLGTWAFHQLIGLLLNILIAFFLALAIEPAVSRMSARGMRRGLATFLVFFGLLIVVAGFFALLGSMLAGQIIKMIEGFPDYLDSVINWVNTTFHTELRRVDIQEGLLHSNWLKKYAQNSAAGVLDVSTQVLGGLFQLLTIALFSFYFAADGPRLRRALCSVLPPARQAEVLRAWEIAVDKTGGYLYSRGLMALISGVAHYVLLEALGIPYAPVLAVWVGVVSQFIPTIGTYLAGALPMLIAFTVSPLYALWVLIFVVVYQQFENYMVQPKLTSKTVDIHPAVAFGSVIAGTALLGAIGALISIPAVATLQAFLGAYVKRYAVTDDPRVHGHRDRGEGPGALSRARGLWARGRDRTRGPRRRSGGPG, translated from the coding sequence GTGGCACCCACTGACGAGACCGGGCAGACGGCCCGGAACGCATCCCCGCCCGGCACGACGCCGCCCCCGCAGCAGCCCCCGGACCAGGGCGAGGCCGGGCACGCGGCGCGCATGCCGCGCTGGCTCCCGCGCGCCATGGTGCTCGCTCTCGCGCTCGTCGGCGCGTTCCAACTGGGCACCTGGGCCTTCCACCAGCTCATCGGCCTGCTGCTCAACATCCTCATCGCGTTCTTCCTGGCCCTCGCGATAGAACCGGCGGTCAGCCGGATGTCCGCCCGGGGGATGCGCAGGGGGCTCGCCACCTTCCTTGTCTTCTTCGGCCTGCTGATCGTCGTGGCGGGGTTCTTCGCCCTGCTCGGTTCGATGCTCGCCGGACAGATCATCAAGATGATCGAGGGCTTCCCCGACTACCTGGACTCGGTGATCAACTGGGTCAACACCACGTTCCACACCGAACTCAGGCGCGTGGACATCCAGGAGGGCCTGCTCCACTCCAACTGGCTGAAGAAGTACGCCCAGAACAGCGCCGCGGGCGTCCTGGACGTCTCCACCCAGGTCCTCGGCGGCCTCTTCCAGTTGCTGACGATCGCCCTGTTCTCGTTCTACTTCGCCGCCGACGGACCGCGGCTGCGCCGCGCACTGTGCTCCGTCCTCCCGCCGGCCAGACAGGCGGAGGTGCTGAGGGCCTGGGAGATCGCCGTCGACAAGACCGGCGGCTACCTCTACTCGCGCGGTCTGATGGCGCTGATCTCCGGTGTGGCGCACTACGTGCTGCTGGAGGCCCTCGGCATCCCCTACGCGCCCGTGCTCGCCGTATGGGTGGGCGTGGTCTCGCAGTTCATCCCCACCATCGGCACCTATCTCGCCGGCGCCCTGCCCATGCTGATCGCCTTCACGGTCTCGCCCCTGTACGCGCTGTGGGTGCTGATCTTCGTCGTGGTCTACCAGCAGTTCGAGAACTACATGGTGCAGCCCAAGCTGACGTCGAAGACCGTGGACATCCACCCCGCCGTCGCCTTCGGCTCCGTCATCGCCGGCACCGCGCTCCTGGGCGCCATAGGGGCGTTGATCTCCATTCCGGCGGTGGCCACCCTCCAGGCGTTCCTGGGCGCCTACGTCAAGCGCTACGCCGTCACGGACGATCCTCGCGTCCACGGACACCGTGACCGCGGCGAGGGGCCGGGAGCGCTCTCCCGCGCGCGCGGGCTGTGGGCACGCGGCCGGGACCGGACGCGAGGCCCGCGCCGGAGATCCGGCGGACCGGGCTGA
- the recA gene encoding recombinase RecA — protein sequence MAGTDREKALDAALAQIERQFGKGAVMRLGERPNEPIEVIPTGSTALDVALGVGGLPRGRVVEVYGPESSGKTTLTLHAVANAQKAGGQVAFVDAEHALDPEYAKKLGVDIDNLILSQPDNGEQALEIVDMLVRSGALDLIVIDSVAALVPRAEIEGEMGDSHVGLQARLMSQALRKITSALNQSKTTAIFINQLREKIGVMFGSPETTTGGRALKFYASVRLDIRRIETLKDGTDAVGNRTRVKVVKNKVAPPFKQAEFDILYGQGISREGGLIDMGVENGFVRKAGAWYTYEGDQLGQGKENARNFLKDNPDLANEIEKKIKEKLGVGVRPEEPAAEPGPDAAAAAGTSDDAAKAVPATAAKTAKTKAAAAKS from the coding sequence ATGGCAGGAACCGACCGCGAGAAGGCCCTGGACGCCGCACTCGCACAGATTGAACGGCAATTCGGCAAGGGCGCCGTGATGCGGCTCGGCGAGCGGCCGAACGAGCCCATCGAGGTCATCCCCACCGGATCGACCGCCCTCGACGTCGCCCTCGGCGTCGGCGGTCTGCCGCGCGGCCGCGTGGTCGAGGTGTACGGCCCGGAGTCCTCCGGTAAGACGACGCTGACGCTGCACGCCGTGGCGAACGCGCAGAAGGCCGGCGGCCAGGTCGCGTTCGTGGACGCGGAGCACGCCCTCGACCCCGAGTACGCCAAGAAGCTCGGCGTCGACATCGACAACCTGATCCTCTCCCAGCCCGACAACGGCGAGCAGGCCCTCGAGATCGTGGACATGCTGGTCCGCTCCGGCGCACTCGACCTGATCGTCATCGACTCCGTCGCCGCACTCGTGCCGCGCGCGGAGATCGAGGGCGAGATGGGCGACAGTCACGTCGGCCTCCAGGCCCGTCTGATGAGCCAGGCGCTGCGGAAGATCACCAGCGCGCTCAACCAGTCCAAGACCACCGCGATCTTCATCAACCAGCTCCGCGAGAAGATCGGCGTCATGTTCGGCTCCCCGGAGACCACGACCGGTGGCCGGGCGCTGAAGTTCTACGCCTCGGTGCGACTCGACATCCGCCGTATCGAGACCCTGAAGGACGGCACGGACGCGGTCGGCAACCGCACCCGCGTCAAGGTCGTCAAGAACAAGGTCGCGCCTCCCTTCAAGCAGGCCGAGTTCGACATCCTCTACGGCCAGGGCATCAGCCGCGAGGGCGGTCTGATCGACATGGGCGTGGAGAACGGCTTCGTCCGCAAGGCCGGCGCCTGGTACACGTACGAGGGCGACCAGCTCGGCCAGGGCAAGGAGAACGCCCGCAACTTCCTGAAGGACAACCCCGATCTCGCCAACGAGATCGAGAAGAAGATCAAGGAGAAGCTGGGCGTCGGCGTGCGTCCCGAAGAGCCCGCCGCCGAACCGGGCCCGGACGCCGCGGCGGCTGCCGGCACGTCGGACGACGCCGCGAAGGCGGTGCCGGCCACCGCCGCGAAGACCGCCAAGACCAAGGCCGCGGCTGCCAAGAGCTGA